Part of the Periophthalmus magnuspinnatus isolate fPerMag1 chromosome 18, fPerMag1.2.pri, whole genome shotgun sequence genome is shown below.
ctGAAATCCACACAGCCTTTTTCTCCACAGCCTCTGAATGAACCAATCACAATCCTCCGTTATGGTCACATGCTCGCCTCCTTGTTCGTAGTGTCTTTTTGGAGATCCGGCGCGCTAAACTGACGCCTCATTCTGGGCGGAGTCTGGAAgccccatcctcctcctcctcctcctcctccgccgccgccgccattTTGATTCTGACCTCCATTTCGCGGCAGGCTGTTGTAATTTGGAAAAGGCTGGAATGGTGCATTGTGGGGGTTGTAGTACGGGTGAGGGTAATGCTGGTGATACCGATTTTGGTTAAATTGAAAATCGCGTCTATCGTTGTTGTTTacgtgtcctcctcctcctccgcctcctccgccGCCACCTCTGGGCCCGCCCCCTGGATTTGGAGACACGCCCCTTCGCTGTCTAGGCCTTCCTTGATACTGTCCGCCATTTTGTTGCTGCTCGCCGTTGTCGTAGTTTCGAGGATTATCCAACGAATTCCGTCTGTATCTTTTCTGATTGTTGTTGTAGTTCTGTTGGTACGCCCCCTGCTGTTGCGGATTCCGTTGTTGCCAGTTGCGTTGCGGACTCGGCGATCTCATTCTGGGAGGGGGCGGGATTTGGAAGGGAAGCGGGAGCAAAGCCGGCGCCGGATTGGTCGGAGCGGCGGCCATGCTGTTAAAAGGAGGAACTTCGGGATTCAGCTGCGATTTGGTTTCGTCTTTTAGCGGTTCGATGCTAACGTCGGCTAACCCCAGAGCTTGCAGCGCGGCGGTGGCGGGACCCCAGGAGAGGCGGTGGGCGGGGTTACTCTTAAAGGGGAATTTGAGTTTGCATTCCTGGGGCGGGATGAAGCGTCCAGTGCCGGGGAGGTGGACCGGGACTGTGGGAGCGTTGGGAGctggaaacaaaataaaaaaataacggaatatttatttaaaagtaaacaaacaataaatgtaaaaatggtatTGTACTTTTGTCTTAATATCACTTTTAACtgaattttttacattttctcgTCTAAAAATAACacgttttattagtttttatataaatttaGTTGCGCAGCCAGGACTCTGGATGATACGGAAcgttattttaatttgtacaaTGCAAAAACTGTCCAAACGTAGCccaaataattcaaaataaaggGAATCAACATACAAGTTCTTCATAATTTGACCATATTTTTAGGGTTATTCTTAAACGGAGCGACTGTGCCACTTCAGGTTGACGtgatgatttgtttttttatctttatttatacagagacacTCAGGTTTTGCGTCTCAAACATCTccagtttttcttttccttgGGTTATGTTCTATTTCTCTTTCCCCGTTAAAGCGCAGTCCTGCTTCGCGTTCACAAAAGCGTCGGTCAGCGGTTCCGTCCTGTACCTTGACTCTGCGGTTGTCCTCTCAGTTTCTTGGTGATGTTTTGTTGCTGCAGATTCTGGATTCGCTGCTGTTCCTGTTTGAGCCAGCGGAGGCGCCCTCTCCTGAAGGCGGGGTCCTCCTCCATCAGGCGCTGCACTCGAGCCTCGGGCACGACGCCGCTCGATTCGTCCGTCAGTCCGTCTTCAGACTGACAGACTCCGCCCTCTTCCCCGTTCATTTCTTCATCCTGGAAATAAAAGGATTTTGTTGAACTGATTCTGTGTTTTGGGAATTTTTACTTTGATTTTATAAGAAattctttaaaagtaaatttgGGAGAATGAAAATGTTAAGTATTTTTGATCTACAACGATTTTTTTtacagcagaggagagggtcagaggagcagaggagagggtcagaggagagggacagaggagcagaggagagggtcagaggagagggacagaggagcagagggtcagagagtcagaggagcagagggtcagagggtcagaggagcagagggtcagaggagcagagggtcagaggagcagagggtcagaggagcagagggtcagaggaggtcagatGAGGTCACTTACCTGCACGGGGATGATGGACTCCATTTTGACCATTCTGTCTCTCAGAGCTTTGATTTCTTCATCCTTCATGTTGTTCTGCAGCTTCACCTCctggaaaacaaaacagaaccagaactaaaagagcagaaccagaactcaaccaggactaaaccagaactcaaccaggactaaaccagaactcaaccaggactaaaccgaggctgaaccaagaactaaactaggactaaaccaggttcacATCAGGTGTCCTAAAAGAACAACACTCACAAAGGAATAATCCCAGAAATAAAACAGGTTGAATCGAAGTCTAAAACTAGTCCAGGTCTGAATGATGTCTAtccaaggaccaaaccaagactaaaccaggacaaaacaaggattaaaccagaattaaactaggactacacgaGGTCTGAGCCAGACTaaaggaataaaccaagactaaagcagaactaaacctagactaaagaCTGAACCATGATCTGAGTCAGGAGGACCAAACCAAAGcgaaggaataaaccagaactaaaccagacttaCACAAGGTCTGAGAGTAgtaatccaggtctaaatgaggtctatCCAAGGCccaaacccagaactaaaccaggcccaaaccaggacccTCCTGGGCCTCACCTCCAGTATATCCGTGAGTTTGTCGATATGAGCCTTGAGGCCTTGCAGTCCGCTGGGATTGGCCTGTTGCTCCGGTTCTCCGGGAGCTCCAGAGCCGTCTTCGGTCGAGGGGCCGCGCTCCTCTCCGATGCCCACGGTGTCGCACACGTCCTGGGCCACGGCGCGCCAGCTCTGCCCCTCCGGCTGGTCCTTCTTCCCGTACATCCGGAACAGCTCCTTCATCTTCACTATGGACAGAGCCTCGATCTCCTGACGAGAGTGACGGAAGTCTCCCAACGCAACCTGGGAACGAggaaaccaggtctggaccaggtctgaactcaaccaggtctgaatatggactaaagcagggactaaaccaggactaaaccaggactaaaccaggactgaaccaggactgaaccaggactgaaccaggactgaaccaggactgaaccaggactaaaccaggactaaaccaggtctaaaccagatctaaaccaggactaactaaggactaaaccaggtctaaaccagatctaaaccaggactaactaaggactaaacttggcctaaaacaggactaaactaggagatAAACCAGggagtaaaccagggctgaaccaggactaaactgggagataaaccaagactaaaccaagtctgaatctggactaaaatatgacataacaAGAACTaacaaaggactaaaccaagtctaaaccaaaagTAAACCAGTCTTGTGTTCCACTTCTGTTTAGTCCATGGtcgttcagtcctagtttagtcttggtttagtcctagtttagtcccatcTCATTTCCTGTTTAGTTCTTGGTTGAGACCTGCAGGTTTGGTCTTGATCCGAGTCCAGTCTCTGTCCCGGTCTCTgtcccggtctcagtcccggtctcagtcccggtctcagcCCCGGTCTCAGCCCCGGTCTCAGTCCCCGTCTCAGTCCccgtctcagtcccggtctcagtcccggtctcagtcccCGTCTCAGTCCCCGTCTCAGTCCCCGTCTCAGTCCCCGTCTCAGTCCccgtctcagtcccggtctcagtcccggtctcagtcccggtctcagtcccggtctcagcCCCGGTCTCAGCCCCGGTCTCAGTCCCCGTCTCAGTCCccgtctcagtcccggtctcagtcccggtctcagtcccggtctcagtcccggtctcagcCCCGGTCTCAGCCCCGGTCTCAGCCCCGGTCTCAGCCCCGGTCTCAGCCCccgtctcagtcccggtctcagcCCCGGTCTCAGCCCCGGTCTCAGCcccggtctcagtcccggtctcagtcccggtctcagcCCCGGTCTCAGCCCCGGTCTCAGCCCCGGTCTCAGCcccggtctcagtcccggtctcagccccggtctcagtcccggtctcagtcccggtctcagtcccggtctcagcCCCGGTCTCAGCcccggtctcagtcccggtctcagccccggtctcagtcccggtctcacCTCGTAGCAGATCTCTTTGACGGCCTGCATGCGGAGGTCTTCCACAGTGAGGCGTTTAGGATCCTTTCCGATTCTCCGTCTTTGGGGAATCTGATAAACTCTGAGCGGCTCTCTGCGTTTTCCGCTGCTCGGGAGTCCACAGCGCTTCACGATCGTCTGCACCTGAACGCAACGCCAACGCAAAACAGAAGAAGTCGACTTACATCTCAAACTgaatcactctgttccacctcgtgatgtcaccaGCCGTACCTTGTTGGCAGgaagtttttctctcaaagatGAAATGAGCCTCCAGCTTTCCTCACACGAGCGTTTGTCCGAGTCGTCTCCGCTGTCGCTGTCTGCGTACTGTCGAAAAACACACGAGACTTTAACATCAAACTGGAAACACGTGTGTTTATTTCCTGCAGTTCCAGGTCTCACCAGGCGGTGCTGCTCTAACAACAGATCggcctcttctttctctttgcGATACTGACTCTCCATGTCCTGcagcctgaaaaacaaaaaacaacaacacaatatgAGCCCGGAGTCTGTTTCactctttagtcctgggtttgatctcttttcttgttttttttgtagtaaaaTGAACTTGATAATCTCTGAGGATGTTCTGTTGTTTGAAGATAATGCTGCGAAAAATAATCTCTGAATAGCCACAATAAGTAactttaaaccaggagtaaactgaAACCACaggatgttttttgtgtttattaaacatagaaaaacacacGTCCTTACTGTgtgtgagcttgcatctccacaaacccgactcttcctcctcctcctactcctacttTTTCCATAGAAATATTGTTCTAGTGGCTATGACCTTCTACAGTGTGGCATAGAACTAAAACCCATCTCCACcaagaatgttccgtagtatgattttaactctatttccattgaatcatgcaggtgatgtgccatctccagaaagttacatactgtatctttaatgtgtagtaaaataaaaataaaactcaaactcCACAGTAAAGACGTAAAATCAACTTGTTTAGAGATTTACTTTTACATTACTGAGCGActtttaggactaaaccaggactaaaccaggactaaaccagaactaaaccaggactaaaccagggactaaaccagggactaaaccaggactaagccagggactaaaccaggactaaaccagggactaaaccagaactaaaccaggactaagccagggactaaaccagggactaaaccagggactaaaccaggactaaaccagggactaaaccagggctaaaccaggactaaactagggactaaaccggaactaaaccaggactaaaccagggactaaaccagggctaaaccaggactaaactagggactaaaccggaactaaaccaggactaaactaaggctaaaccaggactaaaccaggactaaaccagaactacactagggactaaaccaggactaaactaaggctaaaccaggactaaaccggaactaaaccaggactaaaccaggtctaaacaaagaactaaaccaggactaaaccagagacttaAAGTTTTTCTTTGTGATAAATCCATCTTCCTCTTGTACCTCTTCTCCATGTCCAGTTTGAGGTCCACCCCTTGCTTCTCCAGCAGTTCTCTCTGGGCGTAGGTCCAGTCCTCGGGCTCCATCTGCAGGTCTGGACTgccctccctctgcccctccgGCGCCTCCTTCTGTTGGAGAGCGGCACTGCGGCGCTCCCGGTCCAGACGAGCCTGCTCCGGGTGGTTAAACCGAAACACGTGGTTCTTCCCCATCACGATACGGTTTCCTGCAGATACAGAAGATCAGGATCAGGGAATTAGAAAGAGACTGGACACGGCGTTCCCAAAATATAATCGTGCATTCAGTTTGTGACGCCCGCTGCAAAATCACACCCACGTCTGTAAACATTTTGATAAACTGCATCcacgatttatttatttattcaatttttacCATCAGTTTCTTTCACACCTTCATATTTGGGCAAAGGCAAAATGTGAAACAGTGGATCAGACCATGAGACGGTGACAGATTCAcagataaaacatgtaaaagtgttaaaagtaTAAGCACTGACAGCGGCCAATCACATCACAGcagcatcatgtgaccactgtgaggcgctagtgagcagagcAAATGTGTCAAGGATGAAAAAGTAAAACCTGGTCTGGAAAATAATcttttaaaataagtttaaagtaGCTGTAGGTGATTCCAGATGTTTAGAAGAAGTCAGATTCAATATTCTACTGTCATTGTCATAAAAAAGCGACAAAATCCAGTTTAGAGCTTCAAACACGGCAGAGTTTTGACGTAAGTTCAGTACAAACGGCGCAGGGCCGGTGTCGTCTTACCCTGTTTGAGCTCCACTCCTTCAGTGATGAGTTTCCCGTTCACGTACGTCTCAGCTCCGACCAGAGGCTCCAGAGTCACCACCACTGCCCCGGAAAACAAAAACGTCAAGAGTTTTGTTCAAAAAACTATATTTGACTTTTACAGGCAACTTTAAATCAGCCCTAAACCacaatatttactgaaaatgacttaataaaagacacaaatCCATAAATGTCATCTCAACAAAGCGTCGCGtgctgtggcgccccctatggacagcagcacgtcacactagagcagcacgtttttttacatttgtacagaaacgacgacgcgacgctgcagaatccgacgagtatcaacgattaagaaaataaaacggggttagatcgacaaaatggcgtcttgaaaataagattaaagatgagaagaaacgactagaacacggATAAAGATCTGAACGGTTTGAAGAACAGGCGGATTTAAATATAATGACACTCAACAGAAGAAGTTTTCAGGTGGTGGCCTCAACGTTCTGGTGAggaacatactgtggaacattatccATGAAGATTGgcaagttttatgtcatactgttgaatattatagccaaaaaaaaaacaatatttccatggaaacacgcaGGTCCCTCTTCAGATCAAATaagtcaggtcaggtttgtggagatgcaagcccactcacagtaaggacgtgtgtttttgtactttttcagtgcaataaacaaccaaaaaacaaaaaaaacatgcttttattttggtgtaATTTTTGGGTAAAATGTTACGTGGTGAGGCTTTaaataacataaacaaaaatgatATGTTTGTTCTATGATTTGGAGTAAATCTCAACAAAGACTCAACaatcacaaaacagaaaaatgatCTTAAATATAAATGACCAACATGACGCACTTTACCTGTTTGAATCCACAGGCtgctttataaacacagtgtaCAACAGAGTGACCACCAGGGGGAGCAGTGCATGATCTACAAACACACACGTGGAGTTGAGTTTTACCTTCTCCGTTGTCGTTGGTCTcactcacaaaaacacagtggatttCTTTGATAAAATGTCCCGAAAGTTTGATGTCCACGTCCTGCTGTCCAactctgaaaaacagaaatattatGTCTCCAAAAgtcctcacaaacacacacgtacaggtgaagcGTCCTCataaacacacacgtacagctGAAGCgtcctcacaaacacacacgtacagctGAAGCgtcctcacaaacacacacgtacagaTGAAGCGTCCTCACAAACACGCACGTACAGCTGAAGCGTCCTCACAAACACGCACGTACAGATGAAGCgtcctcacaaacacacacgtacagaTGAAGCgtcctcacaaacacacacgtacagctGAAGCgtcctcacaaacacacacgtacagaTGAAGCgtcctcacaaacacacacgtacagctGAAGCGTCCTCATAAACACACGTACAGCTGAAGCgtcctcacaaacacacacgtacagctGAAGCGtccccacaaacacacacgtacagctGAAGCGTcctcacaaacacacgcacagcTGAAGCGTCTCCATGGTTACCTGGTCACGCCCTCTTTGATGTAGTAGATGAGACATTCGGACATGAGCGGGTCTTCGTTCAGATTGACCAGGTGAGGCGTCTGGGGACGAGgacaaaatataaagtttttttttttttgctgaaactGGACGATAACGAGTTAAATCAAAGTCTGTCTGAAACGGGACACgctctttacatttttatgattatttatgaaactgtaaacgccttaaattacattattattatgtaactgTACCTGCTGTGACTCTGATTATGTAAGAGTCAGGACCTCGTTTCGTAATAATCCTCCAGCTTgtgattttgcagttttttttacaatctttctttttttattctttatttgtcagatcatatacaaattcattaatcgtacaaaaaacaaaaaacaaaacatgatttcAACTAAATTTAGCTGCTGCTacattcaggactaaaccaggactaaaaaagaactaaaccagggactaaaccgggactaaaccagaactgaaacaggtctaaaccagggactaaaccgggactaaaccaggactaaaccagggactaaaccaggggctaaaccagggactaaaccaggactaaaccagggactaaaccaggactaaaccaggactaaaccaggactaaaccaggactaaaccaggactaaaccagggactaaaccagggactaaaccagggactaaaccgggactaaaccaggactaaaccagggactaaaccagggactaaaccaggggctaaaccagggactaaaccaggactaaaccaggactaaaccaggactaaaccagggactaaaccagggactaaaccagggactaaaccagggactaaaccagggactaaaccgtgaAAGGACATTTTGTGAGTTTACAGGGGTTGCCCTTCCCAAGAAATTTTCTACAAAATCAGTGTAATTTTCTGCAGTTAGTTGTATTTTATGTCCTGCAGGGGGCAGTAAAGAGCTCAATGAATCTGATATCCATTTGGCCTTTTTCTCGTTTTGTACGTCTGGAAAACAGGACAattattttccaggttttccaggtTTTGACGGAAGCGTGTGAACCTTATTTGAAAGTGACTCTGATGTTTTGGTGAAGAGGTTTGTCACTCACTCCTTTTGGGGAGAACACGCCCAAAGTTCCTCCGTCTTCTTTTATGGACACACCCATCTCGGCCAACAGCGCCTCCCTGTGGCACAACGCATTAGGAAAAACACTGTTTATTCAAGAACGCAAAGCacagaaaaagtttaaaagaagaATCTGCAGTGTTTCTACAGAACTACAGAACGCTGAGTGAGAAAGTGTGCtcactcctccacagatctgacgtgtaacttgtcCTTGTGTAGTTACGTGGTTGTCATAGAGATGGTTATATTTAGTGAAGGGAAGAATACTCGCTCAAAAGTGAAGTTCTTAAAATGACATGATGAGGTACTGCCATGTGTTCTTCTGGTTttataaaagtaactgtactctgaataccaccaaatgaaagagtaccAGACTACAGTTACTCTGAGGGAGTACTCTGAGTACAGTTACTCTGAGGGAGTACTCTGAGTACAGTTACTCTGAGGGAGTACTCTGAGTACAGCTACTCTGAGGGAGTACTCTGAGTACAGTTACTCTGAGGGAGTACTCTGAGTACAGTTACTCTGAGGGAGTACTCTGAGTACAGCTACTCTGAGGGAGTACTCTGAGTACAGTTACTCTGAGGGAGTACTCTGAGTACAGCTACTCTGAGGGAGTACTCTGAGTACAGCTACTCTGAGGGAGTACTCTGAGTACAGCTACTCTGAGGGAGTACTCTGAGTACAGTTACTCTGAGGGAGTACTCTGAGTACAGTTACTCTGAGGGAGTACTCTGAGTACACAGACCGTTCTAATCGTATAGACTCGGTTTTCCTCAGTTTCTCCTCCCACGTCTCATTCAGCTCTGCGATGATCTTCTCTGTctcctgcaaaagtcaaaaacaaatatttacacgAAAACTAATAACTACACAAATATTAAACTAAAAGTACTttgttttagccaaaaaaaaaatagcagtaacagtagtactaatggtagtaatagtactagcattagtagtagtggtaggagtAGTCGTACGTAAGTTTTAcaatagtattagcagtagtatcTGTACCCTGGCCTTgaccagcagtagtagtagtagtagtagtcgtagtagtagtagtagtagtagtagtagtagtagtagtagtagtagtaccttgaCTCttcagtagtaatagtggtattAGTAGCAccactagtagtagcagtagcagtaatagaaCCGTGACTTttcaatagtagtaatagtagcagtagtagtagtaataatagaagtagtagtagtagtagtagtagtagtagtagtagtagtagtagtaatagtagtagtagtagtaataatagaagtagtagtagtagtagtagtagtaacaataataataatatcaaccTAAATGTccaattaaaagtattttgttacCAGGAGTCTCTCGGCCGCCTCCTCTTTGCTGATTGGCTCAGACCCCTCCCCCTCTGCATCGTCGTCCAATAAGATGTCGGAGTTAACAGACGTGTTGCCGCTAGACGCATTaccgcctgtcaatcaaacatcgGACACGTTTATCAGAAGGACACGTTTATCAGAAGGACACGTTTATCAGAAGGACACGTTTATCAGAAGTACacgttatatatatatatatatatatatatatatatatatatatatatatatatatatatatatatatatatatatatatatatatatatatattttactatgAAGAGGATGTACCTGGGGAGGCGGGGCTTTGATTTCCTTCGATGCCATTGGCCGTGTGCTCTtcagtgttagcattagccacactCTCGTTTCCTTCAGGAGAAACACAGTAGGATGAAGAAGTATTTGTAATAGGAGTactaatagcagtagtagtaggagtagtagtagtagtagtacctcggTGCTGCAG
Proteins encoded:
- the kif1c gene encoding kinesin-like protein KIF1C, with translation MAGSSVKVAVRVRPFNAREIARNAKCVIQMQGTSTCISNPKQNKDGAKTFTFDYSYWSHTTDEDPAFSTQRKVYKDIGEEMLLHAFEGYNVCIFAYGQTGAGKSYTMMGKQEAGQEGIIPQLCEELFQKTGDNQDPDLQYSVEVSYMEIYCERVRDLLNPMSQGTLKVREHPILGPYVQDLSKLAVTGFCDIQDLMDAGNKARTVAATNMNETSSRSHAVFTIVFTQRRRDQLTGLDTEKVSKISLVDLAGSERADSSGAKGTRLKEGANINKSLTTLGKVISALAEMQGTKKRKSDFIPYRDSVLTWLLKENLGGNSRTAMIAALSPADINYEETLSTLRYADRAKQIRCNAIINEDPNAKLIRDLKSEVERLRSLLCSQGLHELLQQGNESVANANTEEHTANGIEGNQSPASPGGNASSGNTSVNSDILLDDDAEGEGSEPISKEEAAERLLETEKIIAELNETWEEKLRKTESIRLEREALLAEMGVSIKEDGGTLGVFSPKGTPHLVNLNEDPLMSECLIYYIKEGVTRVGQQDVDIKLSGHFIKEIHCVFVSETNDNGEVVVTLEPLVGAETYVNGKLITEGVELKQGNRIVMGKNHVFRFNHPEQARLDRERRSAALQQKEAPEGQREGSPDLQMEPEDWTYAQRELLEKQGVDLKLDMEKRLQDMESQYRKEKEEADLLLEQHRLYADSDSGDDSDKRSCEESWRLISSLREKLPANKVQTIVKRCGLPSSGKRREPLRVYQIPQRRRIGKDPKRLTVEDLRMQAVKEICYEVALGDFRHSRQEIEALSIVKMKELFRMYGKKDQPEGQSWRAVAQDVCDTVGIGEERGPSTEDGSGAPGEPEQQANPSGLQGLKAHIDKLTDILEEVKLQNNMKDEEIKALRDRMVKMESIIPVQDEEMNGEEGGVCQSEDGLTDESSGVVPEARVQRLMEEDPAFRRGRLRWLKQEQQRIQNLQQQNITKKLRGQPQSQAPNAPTVPVHLPGTGRFIPPQECKLKFPFKSNPAHRLSWGPATAALQALGLADVSIEPLKDETKSQLNPEVPPFNSMAAAPTNPAPALLPLPFQIPPPPRMRSPSPQRNWQQRNPQQQGAYQQNYNNNQKRYRRNSLDNPRNYDNGEQQQNGGQYQGRPRQRRGVSPNPGGGPRGGGGGGGGGGGHVNNNDRRDFQFNQNRYHQHYPHPYYNPHNAPFQPFPNYNSLPRNGGQNQNGGGGGGGGGGGGWGFQTPPRMRRQFSAPDLQKDTTNKEASM